One genomic segment of Nodularia sp. LEGE 06071 includes these proteins:
- a CDS encoding histone deacetylase: MELPIIYHPDYIAPLPAGHRFPMSKFRQLYELLLTDGVAQTEQFHTPKRPPPELIELVHTPEYVQAYCEGTLEPKAQRRIGLPWSPALVNRTCVAVGGTIMTAQMALTQGLACNTAGGTHHAFPSYGSGFCIFNDLAIACRVLQKLGLVEKILIVDLDVHQGDGTAFIFQGDESVFTFSMHCEVNFPGTKQTSDLDVPLTEGMEDDAYLQTLANYLPDLLANIQPDLVLYDAGVDPHIGDRLGKLALSDTGIFLREMQVLSTCVGAGYPVACVIGGGYADDMKSLVWRHSLLHRAASQVYHQYRL, translated from the coding sequence ATGGAATTACCAATTATTTACCATCCAGATTATATTGCGCCACTGCCGGCAGGGCATCGCTTCCCGATGTCCAAGTTCCGACAACTTTATGAATTGCTGTTAACTGATGGTGTAGCGCAAACCGAACAATTTCACACACCCAAACGCCCACCCCCGGAGTTAATCGAGTTGGTTCATACTCCAGAATATGTTCAAGCTTATTGCGAGGGAACACTAGAACCCAAAGCACAGCGTCGTATTGGGTTGCCTTGGAGTCCAGCCTTGGTAAATCGTACCTGTGTAGCGGTTGGTGGTACAATAATGACGGCTCAGATGGCACTAACTCAAGGGTTAGCTTGTAATACGGCTGGTGGTACTCATCATGCTTTTCCTAGTTATGGTTCTGGTTTTTGTATTTTCAACGATTTAGCGATCGCTTGTCGCGTTTTACAAAAACTCGGACTTGTAGAGAAAATTCTGATTGTGGATTTAGATGTGCATCAAGGGGATGGTACAGCTTTCATTTTCCAAGGAGATGAGAGTGTATTTACTTTTTCCATGCACTGTGAAGTTAATTTTCCCGGTACTAAACAAACCAGTGATTTGGATGTTCCCCTGACGGAGGGAATGGAAGATGATGCTTATTTGCAAACTTTGGCGAATTATTTACCAGATTTATTAGCGAATATCCAGCCAGATTTAGTATTATACGATGCCGGGGTCGATCCTCATATAGGCGATCGCTTGGGAAAATTAGCCCTGAGTGATACGGGAATTTTTCTCCGGGAAATGCAGGTTTTAAGTACCTGTGTAGGTGCTGGCTATCCTGTGGCTTGTGTTATTGGTGGCGGGTACGCTGATGATATGAAGTCTCTGGTTTGGCGACATTCTTTGCTGCATCGGGCGGCTAGTCAGGTTTATCATCAGTATAGATTATAA
- a CDS encoding THxN family PEP-CTERM protein, whose product MKTLGKSTISTSAIVSAATLSLLLANAIPAVAASLTLNSVTGSWANPIGGTSINGLGTDEIRWGTPALFGSEQSGFKFDSAAPPSVIIDTETNFLLGTFTHFNFPVSSGTGPSAVDLDVSLDIGSIQNFKYTFNIAETLNGPFVTCPSFQISNTPCDDRITFGSGFTDQTFLIDGEEFTLQLAGFSSTANSLNPISSLVTEENRASTAFLFGRITTPVNPGPGTPVSTPEPGALIGFSLLGLYWFNRRPKYQQS is encoded by the coding sequence ATGAAGACTTTGGGTAAATCTACTATTTCTACTTCAGCAATTGTATCAGCTGCAACCTTATCCCTATTGTTGGCAAATGCCATACCTGCTGTTGCTGCCAGTCTTACTTTAAACTCAGTTACGGGTAGTTGGGCGAATCCGATTGGTGGGACATCAATAAATGGTCTTGGTACTGATGAGATTCGCTGGGGTACGCCAGCTCTTTTTGGTAGTGAACAAAGTGGATTCAAGTTTGATAGTGCTGCACCACCATCTGTAATTATTGATACGGAAACCAACTTTTTGCTGGGTACATTCACTCACTTTAACTTTCCTGTGAGTAGTGGTACTGGTCCTAGTGCTGTAGATTTAGACGTTAGCCTCGACATAGGAAGCATACAAAACTTCAAATACACATTTAATATTGCCGAAACACTCAACGGACCCTTTGTAACCTGTCCGAGTTTTCAGATTAGTAATACACCCTGTGATGACAGGATAACTTTTGGTTCTGGCTTTACTGATCAGACATTCTTGATCGATGGAGAAGAATTTACTCTGCAACTAGCCGGCTTTAGTAGCACTGCTAACAGTTTGAATCCGATTTCTAGTTTGGTTACAGAAGAGAACAGAGCTAGTACTGCATTCTTGTTTGGTCGGATCACAACACCAGTCAATCCTGGACCTGGAACACCAGTCAGTACTCCTGAACCTGGAGCGCTTATTGGTTTCTCCCTGTTGGGACTTTATTGGTTCAATCGTCGTCCAAAGTATCAACAGTCTTAA
- a CDS encoding mechanosensitive ion channel family protein has protein sequence MQQWIVPIAFILVGLLAGVIGEKVIFKKLRKFVVEKQIPGGEIIFQALHRMTFLWFLLAGFFGAIVYSSLNINDDLKSLLQKIITVLFLYTVTLVLARLTAGFVNLFIQRTEGVPASLISNLAKIAVLILGTLILLQTVGVEVTPIVTTLGVGGLAVGLALQDTLANLFSGFYLIISQQVRTGDYVKLDDGYEGYVTDITWRNTTIKELKNNIIIVPNSRLASAIFTNYHLPVKAITLTMDVGVGYDSDLEKVERVTVEVAKDVMQEVAPELMEIEPNIRFHTFNDCSIDFKLYMRVNEYFDQRIAKHLFIKKLHKRYQQEGIQIPFPIRDVYVQNNGAESSSLDLN, from the coding sequence ATGCAGCAATGGATTGTACCAATAGCATTTATTCTGGTCGGCTTGCTGGCTGGGGTAATTGGTGAAAAAGTTATCTTCAAAAAACTGAGGAAATTTGTTGTCGAAAAACAAATACCAGGTGGTGAAATCATATTTCAAGCCTTACACCGCATGACCTTTCTGTGGTTTTTGCTAGCAGGGTTTTTCGGTGCAATTGTTTATTCTTCTCTGAATATCAATGATGATCTTAAAAGTCTCCTGCAAAAAATAATTACCGTTTTATTTCTCTACACAGTGACGTTAGTCTTGGCTAGATTGACTGCTGGCTTTGTGAATTTATTCATCCAGAGAACCGAAGGAGTACCAGCATCATTAATTTCTAACCTAGCGAAGATTGCTGTTTTAATTTTAGGAACACTCATCCTCTTGCAAACTGTAGGTGTGGAAGTTACACCCATAGTCACAACTTTAGGTGTTGGTGGTTTAGCCGTGGGCTTGGCGCTTCAAGATACACTGGCAAATTTATTTTCTGGTTTTTATCTGATTATCTCTCAGCAAGTCAGAACTGGAGATTATGTCAAATTAGATGATGGATATGAAGGTTACGTTACAGATATCACTTGGCGAAATACAACTATTAAAGAACTTAAAAATAATATAATTATTGTACCTAATTCTCGGCTGGCATCGGCAATTTTTACTAACTATCATCTACCAGTCAAGGCAATTACTTTAACAATGGATGTGGGTGTCGGTTACGATAGTGATTTAGAAAAAGTCGAAAGGGTGACTGTAGAAGTAGCCAAAGATGTCATGCAAGAAGTTGCACCAGAATTAATGGAAATTGAACCTAATATTAGATTTCATACTTTTAATGATTGTAGTATAGATTTTAAATTATATATGCGGGTAAATGAATATTTTGACCAGCGCATTGCTAAACATTTATTTATTAAGAAATTGCATAAACGCTATCAACAAGAAGGCATCCAAATTCCCTTTCCGATCAGAGATGTTTATGTGCAGAACAATGGAGCCGAAAGTTCCAGTCTTGATTTAAATTAA
- the rodA gene encoding rod shape-determining protein RodA, with translation MLLKRSRPKSRWKSWVKPWQQIDWLLFCLTIGVSMFGGLMIMSTELTQAVADWWAHWLVAGIGVLIALFLARTRYENLIKWHWVTYALTNISLIGVMIIGTTAKGAQRWITIGDFNVQPSEFAKIGMIITLAAVLHKRTAASINNVFRALGITAIPWALIFLQPDLATSLVFGAIVLGMLYWANANPGWLILMISPIISAILFSISWPLSEPIVLFKILSFGLLWLVWVVAMGILGWLTLPWRKSLLNGIGASAINILGGKLGVFAWNNLLRDYQKDRLTVFLKPGYDILGVGYHQHQSRIAIGAGEVWGWGLFKGPMTQLNFVPEQHTDFIFSAVGEEFGFVGCLVVLFIFCLICFRLLRIAQTAKDNFGSLLAIGVLSMIVFQLIVNVGMTVGLAPVAGIPLPWMSYGRSAMLTNFIALGLVESVANFRQQKQSYWSSF, from the coding sequence ATGTTGTTAAAACGTTCGCGCCCCAAAAGTCGCTGGAAGTCTTGGGTTAAGCCCTGGCAACAAATAGATTGGCTACTATTTTGCCTAACTATTGGTGTCAGTATGTTTGGTGGACTGATGATCATGAGTACGGAACTAACACAAGCAGTAGCTGACTGGTGGGCGCACTGGCTGGTGGCTGGAATCGGTGTTTTAATAGCTTTGTTTTTAGCTCGTACCCGGTATGAAAATCTGATTAAGTGGCATTGGGTAACATACGCCCTAACGAACATCAGCCTGATTGGCGTGATGATTATTGGCACTACTGCTAAAGGGGCGCAACGATGGATTACCATTGGTGACTTCAACGTGCAGCCTTCGGAATTTGCCAAAATCGGGATGATTATCACCTTAGCGGCTGTTTTACACAAGCGCACAGCAGCTAGTATAAACAATGTCTTCCGCGCTTTAGGAATCACGGCTATTCCTTGGGCATTAATCTTTTTGCAGCCAGATTTAGCAACATCCTTGGTATTTGGTGCGATCGTCTTAGGAATGCTGTATTGGGCAAATGCTAATCCAGGCTGGCTGATACTAATGATTTCGCCGATCATTTCTGCGATTCTTTTTAGTATAAGTTGGCCTTTGTCAGAGCCGATAGTTTTATTTAAAATACTATCTTTCGGACTTTTATGGTTAGTTTGGGTAGTCGCTATGGGCATTTTGGGTTGGCTAACTCTCCCCTGGCGTAAATCTCTCCTCAACGGTATTGGTGCATCAGCTATTAATATCTTAGGTGGTAAATTAGGAGTCTTTGCCTGGAACAATCTATTGAGAGATTATCAAAAAGACCGCCTGACTGTATTTCTCAAACCTGGATACGACATTCTCGGAGTTGGGTATCACCAACATCAATCTCGCATTGCTATTGGTGCTGGTGAAGTTTGGGGATGGGGTTTGTTCAAAGGGCCAATGACACAATTAAATTTCGTACCCGAACAACATACAGACTTTATTTTCTCCGCAGTGGGTGAAGAATTTGGTTTTGTTGGTTGTTTAGTAGTATTGTTTATCTTCTGCTTGATTTGCTTTCGCCTATTGCGGATAGCTCAAACTGCCAAAGATAACTTTGGTTCATTGTTAGCTATTGGTGTTTTATCAATGATTGTGTTTCAGCTAATTGTTAACGTCGGGATGACCGTTGGTTTAGCGCCTGTAGCCGGAATTCCCCTACCTTGGATGAGTTACGGACGTTCAGCCATGTTGACCAATTTCATTGCTTTAGGATTAGTTGAATCAGTAGCAAATTTTCGACAACAGAAGCAGTCTTATTGGTCAAGCTTTTAG
- a CDS encoding Mrp/NBP35 family ATP-binding protein, with protein sequence MYDVLDSRSVLEVLRPVEDPELRKSLVELNMIRNVKIDAGKVSFTLVLTTPACPLREFIVEDCKKAVKKLPGVTEINVDVTAETPQQKSLPDRTGIIGVKNILAVSSGKGGVGKSTVAVNVAVALAQTGAKVGLLDADIYGPNDPTMLGLADAEIVVRSTDKGDILEPAFNHGVKLVSMGFLIDRDQPVVWRGPMLNGVIRQFLYQVEWGELDYLIVDMPPGTGDAQLTLTQSVPMSGAVIVTTPQNVALLDSRKGLRMFQQMNVPVLGIVENMSYFIPPDMPDKQYDIFGSGGGSKTAAELGVPLLGCIPLEISTRIGGDNGVPIVVADPDSASAKALKAIALNIAGKISVAALT encoded by the coding sequence ATGTACGATGTTCTCGATTCCCGCTCTGTCTTAGAAGTTTTGCGACCAGTAGAAGACCCAGAACTCCGCAAGAGTTTGGTGGAACTGAATATGATTCGCAATGTCAAAATTGACGCTGGTAAGGTTAGCTTCACTTTGGTGTTGACGACACCCGCCTGTCCCTTACGCGAATTTATTGTTGAAGATTGTAAAAAAGCGGTTAAAAAATTACCTGGCGTTACAGAAATCAACGTAGATGTAACCGCAGAAACACCCCAACAAAAAAGTTTGCCAGATCGGACTGGAATTATTGGGGTGAAAAATATTCTGGCTGTTTCCAGTGGTAAAGGCGGTGTTGGTAAAAGCACAGTAGCGGTGAATGTCGCTGTGGCCTTAGCGCAAACAGGGGCGAAGGTGGGATTACTCGATGCCGATATTTACGGCCCCAACGACCCGACTATGCTGGGGTTGGCTGATGCGGAAATTGTGGTGCGTTCCACAGACAAAGGTGACATTCTCGAACCTGCTTTTAATCACGGTGTCAAATTAGTTTCAATGGGCTTTTTGATTGACCGAGATCAGCCAGTGGTTTGGCGGGGTCCCATGCTGAATGGTGTCATTCGTCAGTTTCTCTATCAAGTGGAATGGGGAGAACTGGATTATTTAATCGTAGATATGCCGCCGGGAACTGGTGATGCTCAGTTAACTTTAACTCAATCAGTACCAATGTCAGGGGCAGTAATTGTTACGACACCGCAAAATGTCGCCTTGTTAGATTCACGTAAAGGTTTGCGGATGTTCCAGCAAATGAACGTCCCTGTTTTGGGAATAGTCGAAAATATGAGTTACTTTATTCCGCCAGATATGCCAGATAAGCAGTATGACATCTTCGGTTCTGGTGGTGGTTCCAAGACAGCAGCTGAGTTGGGAGTGCCTTTACTGGGATGTATCCCCCTGGAGATTTCTACCAGAATTGGCGGTGATAATGGTGTGCCAATAGTCGTTGCTGATCCTGATTCTGCTTCGGCAAAAGCATTAAAAGCGATCGCACTGAATATTGCAGGTAAAATATCAGTTGCGGCTCTGACATAA
- a CDS encoding SRPBCC family protein: MRSWLSKFIHRKHRWFCASLVKTYREISSVSVDEIWLKIVDLTDVSWHPLLKSTNVPYGLVPKPGLIYQAVTRFSPIPIRIFVERVKPNEMLSIRVMAIPGIEERVTYRVESTVCGTCLSYSVTFRGWLSPLIWSLSRPYADRVARSLVESVENKALQTVSGNKNSLF, translated from the coding sequence ATGCGAAGTTGGTTATCCAAATTCATCCACCGCAAACATCGCTGGTTTTGCGCTTCTCTGGTAAAGACCTATCGAGAAATTAGTTCTGTTTCTGTAGATGAAATATGGCTAAAGATAGTTGACTTAACCGACGTGTCCTGGCATCCATTGCTCAAAAGTACCAACGTTCCCTACGGATTAGTACCCAAACCCGGATTAATTTACCAAGCCGTCACCCGCTTTTCGCCCATTCCCATCCGGATTTTCGTAGAGCGTGTTAAACCTAACGAAATGTTAAGTATCCGAGTCATGGCCATTCCAGGAATCGAAGAACGGGTGACTTACCGAGTCGAGTCAACAGTTTGTGGAACTTGTTTGTCTTATTCGGTAACCTTCCGGGGTTGGTTATCGCCCCTGATTTGGTCATTATCCCGCCCTTATGCAGATCGTGTGGCACGTTCCCTAGTGGAGTCCGTAGAAAACAAGGCATTGCAAACCGTGTCAGGAAATAAAAATTCACTTTTTTAG